In one Streptomyces sp. NBC_01241 genomic region, the following are encoded:
- a CDS encoding ABC transporter permease: MSAYAALTGAGYRAQVRDKTTLFFTFAFPLLFLVVFGLIFRGQDVEQSGLSYLSYTAAGVLSWGVANAAVFGIAFTLMQWRTDDILRLIRMSPAPLSAVIGSRYVIALVVGAVQSVLFVGVAMLPLFGLEPASGWPLLIPVLVLGITTFLLLGVIIGSFANTPESVAAVANFLMLPMAFLSGSFFPLDAMPSWLQKFSLVMPLRYLNDAVSHALAGRGDASDVAVGCAGLAVFALVFGAIAVKTFRWTRSS, from the coding sequence ATGAGCGCCTACGCCGCACTGACCGGAGCGGGATACCGCGCCCAGGTCCGCGACAAGACCACCCTCTTCTTCACCTTCGCCTTCCCGCTGCTCTTCCTCGTCGTCTTCGGCCTGATCTTCCGCGGCCAGGACGTCGAACAGAGCGGCCTGTCCTACCTCTCGTACACCGCCGCCGGAGTCCTGTCCTGGGGTGTGGCGAACGCCGCCGTGTTCGGCATCGCGTTCACGCTCATGCAGTGGCGCACGGACGACATCCTGCGGCTGATCCGGATGTCCCCGGCCCCGCTGTCCGCCGTCATCGGCTCCCGCTACGTCATCGCCCTGGTCGTGGGCGCCGTCCAGTCGGTGCTGTTCGTCGGCGTCGCGATGCTGCCGCTGTTCGGCCTCGAACCCGCCTCCGGCTGGCCGCTGCTGATCCCGGTGCTCGTCCTCGGCATCACCACCTTCCTGCTGCTCGGCGTGATCATCGGCTCGTTCGCCAACACCCCCGAGTCCGTCGCGGCCGTCGCCAACTTCCTGATGCTGCCCATGGCGTTTCTCTCCGGGTCCTTCTTCCCGCTCGACGCCATGCCCTCCTGGCTCCAGAAGTTCTCCCTGGTCATGCCGCTGCGCTACCTCAACGACGCGGTGTCCCACGCGCTGGCCGGGCGGGGTGACGCCTCCGACGTCGCGGTGGGCTGCGCCGGACTCGCCGTGTTCGCTCTCGTCTTCGGCGCGATCGCCGTCAAGACCTTCCGCTGGACGAGGTCGTCATGA
- a CDS encoding GntR family transcriptional regulator: MIELDETRPKWRQVADVIRGRIGDGTYPAGSRIPSVVQLTEEFGIAAVTAQKASRALREEGAIRTERGMGSYVTDR; the protein is encoded by the coding sequence GTGATCGAGCTAGACGAAACAAGGCCGAAGTGGCGGCAGGTGGCAGACGTCATCCGAGGCAGGATTGGTGACGGCACCTACCCAGCCGGCTCCCGCATTCCCTCCGTTGTTCAACTGACCGAGGAATTCGGTATCGCGGCTGTCACGGCGCAGAAGGCGTCACGGGCGCTGCGCGAGGAAGGCGCCATTCGCACCGAGCGGGGAATGGGCTCGTACGTCACTGACCGGTGA
- a CDS encoding electron transfer flavoprotein subunit alpha/FixB family protein, producing MAEVLVFVDHVDGAVRKPTLELLTLARRVGEPVALALGAGAAGTAGVLAEHGAVRVLTADAPEFGEYLVVPKVDALQAAVEAVSPVAVLVPSSAEGKEIAARLAVRIGSGIITDAVDLEAGEQGPVATQSAFAASFTTRSRVSKGVPVITVKPNSAAVEAAPAAGAVQELVVSFSGQATGTRVVSRAARESTGRPELTEAAIVVSGGRGVNGAENFAVIEALADSLGAAVGASRAAVDAGWYPHSNQVGQTGKSVSPQLYIASGISGAIQHRAGMQTSKTIVAINKDAEAPIFDLVDYGVVGDLFQVVPQLTEEVKTRKG from the coding sequence ATGGCTGAAGTTCTCGTTTTTGTCGATCACGTGGATGGTGCTGTCCGCAAGCCCACGCTGGAGCTGCTGACGCTGGCGCGTCGTGTCGGTGAGCCGGTCGCGCTCGCGTTGGGTGCGGGTGCCGCGGGCACGGCCGGGGTGCTGGCCGAGCATGGTGCGGTGCGGGTCCTGACGGCTGACGCGCCGGAGTTCGGTGAGTATCTGGTGGTGCCGAAGGTCGATGCGCTGCAGGCGGCGGTCGAGGCGGTCTCGCCGGTCGCGGTGCTGGTTCCCTCGTCCGCGGAGGGCAAGGAGATCGCGGCGCGTCTCGCGGTCCGGATCGGTTCGGGGATCATCACGGACGCGGTGGATCTGGAGGCCGGTGAGCAGGGTCCGGTCGCCACGCAGTCCGCGTTCGCCGCGTCGTTCACGACCAGGTCCCGGGTGTCGAAGGGTGTTCCGGTGATCACGGTCAAGCCGAACTCCGCCGCCGTGGAGGCCGCTCCGGCCGCGGGTGCGGTCCAGGAGCTGGTGGTGTCGTTCTCCGGGCAGGCCACCGGCACCCGGGTCGTTTCCCGTGCTGCGCGTGAGTCGACGGGGCGTCCGGAGCTGACCGAGGCCGCGATCGTCGTCTCGGGTGGGCGGGGTGTCAACGGCGCCGAGAACTTCGCGGTCATCGAGGCGCTGGCGGACTCGCTCGGTGCGGCGGTCGGTGCGTCGCGGGCGGCGGTGGACGCGGGCTGGTACCCGCACTCCAACCAGGTCGGCCAGACCGGCAAGTCCGTCTCGCCGCAGCTGTACATCGCGTCCGGTATCTCCGGGGCGATCCAGCACCGGGCGGGCATGCAGACGTCCAAGACGATCGTCGCGATCAACAAGGACGCCGAGGCCCCGATCTTCGACCTCGTCGACTACGGAGTCGTCGGCGACCTCTTCCAGGTCGTGCCCCAGCTCACCGAAGAGGTCAAGACCCGCAAGGGCTGA
- a CDS encoding amidohydrolase, with translation MPQTHPTLARADEVVRPALTLYLDVHRNPELSGEERRTAALFADRLAALGCEVTRGIGGHGVVGELRNGEGPRVYVRAELDALPLEEVTGLPYASDNGAMHACGHDLHLAAAAGTADLLARTTAHWRGTLVVLGQPAEETLTGARAMLDDGLYARFGRPDVVLAQHTAPLPAGMVAHGSGHGPVAAASAALSVVLHGRGGHAATPHLTVDPVVTAAAVISRLQTVVSRESAPAEQVTLTVGTVRAGTAVNVVPDTAELGIGLRALTDESLNRALAAVERIVRAECGAAACPREPDLTTVSRSPALWGDPATTRAIRNVHTALYGPQRVGTWPPSMAAEDFPLYGDAGLAVHGEAGIPLVYWMFGTASPKQWAVSPALLPPNHSPHFAPDIRTALPPAITALTAAAVDRLGAVPPYTPGDCPRHR, from the coding sequence ATGCCCCAGACCCACCCCACTCTCGCCCGCGCCGACGAGGTGGTCCGCCCGGCTCTCACCCTCTACCTGGACGTCCACCGCAACCCGGAGCTCTCCGGCGAGGAGCGCCGTACGGCGGCACTGTTCGCCGACCGGCTCGCCGCCCTCGGCTGCGAGGTGACCCGCGGCATCGGAGGCCATGGTGTGGTCGGTGAACTCCGCAACGGCGAGGGCCCGCGCGTGTACGTGCGCGCCGAGTTGGACGCCCTGCCCCTGGAGGAGGTCACCGGCCTCCCGTACGCGAGCGACAACGGCGCCATGCACGCCTGCGGCCACGACCTGCACCTGGCCGCCGCGGCCGGCACGGCGGACCTGCTGGCCCGCACCACCGCGCACTGGCGCGGCACCCTCGTCGTCCTCGGCCAGCCGGCCGAGGAGACCCTGACGGGAGCCCGCGCGATGCTGGACGACGGCCTGTACGCGCGCTTCGGCAGACCGGACGTCGTCCTGGCCCAGCACACGGCACCGCTGCCCGCGGGAATGGTCGCGCACGGCAGCGGCCACGGCCCGGTCGCCGCGGCGAGCGCGGCCCTGAGCGTCGTACTGCACGGCCGGGGCGGCCACGCCGCCACCCCCCACCTCACCGTGGACCCCGTGGTGACGGCGGCGGCCGTGATCAGCCGTCTCCAGACCGTCGTCTCCCGCGAGAGCGCTCCCGCCGAACAGGTCACCCTGACCGTCGGCACCGTGCGGGCGGGCACGGCGGTGAACGTGGTCCCGGACACGGCCGAACTCGGCATCGGTCTGCGGGCGCTCACCGACGAGTCCCTGAACCGTGCCCTGGCGGCGGTGGAGCGGATCGTACGGGCCGAGTGCGGCGCCGCGGCCTGCCCGCGCGAACCGGACCTCACGACGGTGTCCCGCTCACCCGCGCTGTGGGGCGACCCCGCCACGACCCGGGCGATCCGCAACGTTCACACCGCCCTCTACGGCCCGCAACGGGTCGGCACCTGGCCGCCGTCGATGGCGGCCGAGGACTTCCCCCTCTACGGCGATGCGGGCCTCGCCGTGCACGGTGAGGCCGGAATCCCCCTGGTCTACTGGATGTTCGGGACCGCGAGCCCAAAGCAGTGGGCCGTCTCCCCCGCACTCCTCCCGCCCAACCATTCCCCCCATTTCGCCCCGGACATCCGCACGGCCCTGCCCCCGGCGATCACCGCACTGACAGCAGCGGCCGTCGACCGGCTCGGGGCTGTTCCCCCGTATACGCCGGGCGATTGCCCACGGCATCGCTGA
- a CDS encoding lipoate--protein ligase family protein encodes MHGEYKVPGGKLVVVDLDVEGGALRNVRVAGDFFLEPDEAILAIDAALEGAPAHTGTAALAARIDAALPASTVMLGLSSEGVAVAVRRALAHATEWSDYDWQLIHEAPQSPALHMALDEVITAEVAAGRRPPTLRVWEWASPAVIIGSFQSLRNEVDPAGAQRHGINVVRRISGGGAMFVEPGNTITYSLSVPDSLVSGLSFADSYAYLDDWVLGALADMGIKAWYQPLNDIATDAGKIAGAAQKRVVGGEGAVLHHVTMSYDIDADKMLEVLRIGKEKLSDKGTKSAKKRVDPLRRQTGLAREAVIERMIESFRTRHGLTQGKVTDKEMARAEDLVRTKFGTAEWTARVP; translated from the coding sequence GTGCACGGTGAGTACAAGGTCCCGGGCGGCAAGCTCGTCGTCGTCGATCTGGACGTCGAGGGCGGGGCGTTGCGCAACGTACGGGTGGCCGGGGACTTCTTCCTGGAGCCCGACGAGGCGATTCTCGCGATCGACGCGGCGCTGGAAGGTGCCCCGGCCCACACCGGCACCGCCGCTCTCGCCGCCCGGATCGACGCGGCTCTCCCCGCCTCGACCGTGATGCTCGGCCTCAGCTCCGAGGGCGTCGCCGTCGCCGTGCGCCGGGCCCTCGCGCACGCCACCGAGTGGAGCGACTACGACTGGCAGCTCATCCACGAGGCCCCGCAGTCCCCCGCGCTCCACATGGCCCTCGACGAGGTCATCACCGCCGAGGTCGCCGCGGGCCGGCGTCCGCCGACGCTCCGGGTGTGGGAGTGGGCCTCCCCCGCCGTGATCATCGGCAGTTTCCAGTCGTTGCGCAACGAGGTCGACCCGGCAGGTGCGCAGCGCCACGGCATCAACGTCGTCCGCCGCATATCCGGTGGTGGGGCCATGTTCGTGGAGCCCGGCAACACCATCACGTACTCGCTCTCCGTCCCGGACTCGCTCGTCTCGGGCCTCTCGTTCGCCGACAGCTACGCCTATCTCGACGACTGGGTGCTCGGTGCCCTCGCCGACATGGGCATCAAGGCCTGGTACCAGCCGCTCAACGACATCGCCACGGACGCGGGGAAGATCGCGGGAGCGGCTCAGAAGCGCGTGGTCGGCGGGGAGGGTGCCGTTCTGCACCACGTGACGATGTCGTACGACATCGACGCCGACAAGATGCTGGAGGTGCTCCGCATCGGCAAGGAGAAGCTCTCCGACAAGGGCACCAAGAGCGCGAAGAAGCGCGTCGATCCGTTGCGCCGTCAGACCGGGCTGGCGCGCGAGGCCGTCATCGAGCGGATGATCGAATCCTTCCGCACCCGGCACGGCCTCACGCAGGGCAAGGTGACGGACAAGGAGATGGCCCGGGCCGAGGACCTCGTACGTACGAAGTTCGGCACCGCGGAGTGGACAGCCCGGGTGCCGTGA
- a CDS encoding TetR family transcriptional regulator produces MREVLAQAAFQLFLERGFEQTTVDDIVARAGVGRRSFFRYFPSKEDAVFPDHERCLADMTAFLATVGDAEPVDAVCDAARLVLRMYSANPEFSVQRYRLTREVPGLRTYELSVVRRYEQTLAGYLRDRYGASGDGALRAEVIAASVVAAHNNGLRTWLRSGGDGDAEAAVDHTLGLVRQVWGSAAAGGAPSPDDDVVVMVAAKGAPMWRVVQQIESALGQG; encoded by the coding sequence ATGCGGGAGGTGCTCGCCCAGGCTGCCTTCCAGCTCTTCCTGGAGCGGGGCTTCGAGCAGACCACGGTGGACGACATCGTGGCGCGGGCCGGGGTCGGGCGCCGGTCGTTCTTCCGGTACTTCCCGTCCAAGGAGGACGCGGTCTTCCCGGATCACGAACGCTGTCTCGCCGACATGACCGCCTTCCTGGCGACGGTCGGTGACGCGGAGCCGGTCGACGCGGTGTGCGACGCGGCCCGGCTCGTCCTGCGGATGTACTCCGCCAACCCCGAATTCTCCGTCCAGCGCTACCGGCTCACCCGGGAGGTGCCCGGACTGCGCACCTACGAACTGTCCGTCGTGCGCCGCTACGAGCAGACGCTGGCCGGCTATCTCCGGGACCGGTACGGCGCGTCGGGGGACGGTGCGTTGCGGGCCGAGGTGATTGCCGCGTCCGTCGTCGCCGCGCACAACAACGGGCTGCGGACCTGGCTGCGTTCGGGCGGTGACGGGGACGCGGAGGCCGCGGTGGATCACACCCTCGGGCTGGTGCGCCAGGTGTGGGGGAGCGCGGCGGCCGGGGGCGCGCCCTCGCCCGACGACGACGTGGTCGTCATGGTCGCGGCGAAGGGCGCTCCGATGTGGCGCGTCGTGCAGCAGATCGAGTCGGCCCTGGGCCAGGGCTGA
- a CDS encoding DUF3987 domain-containing protein, whose product MSLEAFESMRYGPIGDAVIAAEPHTEADPVGIYAAILALWSASINGSVTMDNGRPVVVWTVLTGESALGRKGTAKRVASKMLEQSIGKFLDSRTEGGVSSGPSLTQLLYEYQEETMGTEGGTDTRMVVVDEEWSENLKRQTRCPTFASKLRQCWDGATIRHTTTRISMTVETPRLGFHAHITPGEWSEYVKPRDAKGGSFNRLLPVMVEGSKVLSYNHTELYPEIAGLSEAYDWARRTPRRISLSKDAGRRFDELRVQFLHKMADMPPHLRCYVERTPEQIVRVAAVLTATECRTTISRSAIDAAWAFVQYSMRSVEKLVRDDPKMSVKAVKTLPELVREILVRHGGEATSSLLLRSLGPRATANTLKGVTEVMADVEFVRGETVSGRGRPPVVYRLVTASETPTKEEERAPKPAPVVVQEPVPSRAPELTLSGSWL is encoded by the coding sequence GTGAGCTTGGAAGCGTTCGAGTCGATGAGGTATGGCCCTATTGGTGACGCGGTTATTGCCGCGGAGCCTCATACCGAGGCTGACCCGGTAGGTATCTATGCTGCGATCCTCGCTCTGTGGTCTGCGTCCATTAACGGCAGCGTCACCATGGACAACGGCCGGCCCGTAGTGGTCTGGACAGTACTAACCGGCGAGTCTGCTCTAGGCCGTAAGGGGACCGCTAAGCGGGTAGCGTCCAAGATGCTGGAACAATCCATCGGAAAGTTCTTGGACTCCCGTACAGAGGGGGGCGTATCCTCGGGCCCGTCCCTTACTCAACTCCTGTATGAGTACCAGGAAGAAACAATGGGCACAGAGGGAGGTACCGATACTCGAATGGTGGTTGTGGATGAGGAATGGTCAGAGAACCTGAAACGACAGACTAGGTGTCCTACCTTTGCCTCAAAGCTTCGGCAGTGCTGGGATGGTGCAACCATTCGGCACACCACCACAAGAATCAGTATGACCGTGGAAACTCCGAGACTGGGATTTCATGCTCACATCACTCCAGGGGAATGGTCGGAGTACGTCAAGCCTCGGGATGCTAAGGGAGGGTCATTTAACCGCCTACTGCCGGTCATGGTAGAGGGGTCAAAGGTTCTGTCCTACAACCATACGGAACTGTACCCTGAAATTGCAGGGTTGAGTGAAGCCTACGACTGGGCTCGCCGCACTCCTCGGCGTATCTCTCTTAGTAAGGATGCCGGCCGTAGGTTCGATGAACTCCGAGTGCAGTTCCTTCATAAAATGGCGGACATGCCCCCCCATCTCCGCTGCTATGTGGAGAGGACACCCGAACAGATTGTGAGGGTGGCCGCGGTACTCACTGCCACGGAATGCAGGACAACGATTAGCCGTAGTGCTATCGACGCTGCATGGGCTTTCGTTCAGTACAGTATGCGGAGTGTGGAAAAGCTGGTACGAGATGATCCGAAGATGTCTGTAAAGGCAGTCAAGACACTTCCGGAGCTAGTACGAGAAATCCTCGTACGGCACGGGGGGGAGGCTACGTCGTCTCTCCTCCTCCGTTCTCTAGGGCCGCGAGCAACCGCGAATACCCTTAAGGGGGTAACCGAGGTAATGGCGGACGTGGAGTTCGTCCGCGGTGAGACCGTATCGGGACGTGGCCGGCCACCGGTTGTCTATCGTCTCGTGACAGCCTCGGAGACTCCTACCAAGGAAGAGGAGCGGGCACCCAAGCCCGCACCTGTAGTTGTACAGGAACCGGTGCCCAGTAGAGCCCCAGAACTTACCCTCTCCGGTAGTTGGTTGTGA
- a CDS encoding thiazolylpeptide-type bacteriocin, giving the protein MNKDLSTLADEILELEAETFEISDYSDASEVVLAGSTSCSSTSTCSSTTSTTSCTA; this is encoded by the coding sequence ATGAACAAGGACCTGAGCACCCTCGCCGACGAGATCCTCGAGCTCGAGGCCGAGACCTTCGAGATCTCCGACTACTCGGACGCCAGCGAGGTCGTGCTGGCCGGTTCCACCAGCTGCAGCTCGACCTCGACCTGCAGCTCCACCACCAGCACCACGTCCTGCACCGCCTGA
- a CDS encoding electron transfer flavoprotein subunit beta/FixA family protein, with the protein MSLRIVVCVKYVPDATGDRHFADDLTLDREDVDGLLSELDEYAVEQALQIADAADGAEITVLTVGPEDAKDALRKALSMGADKAVHVEDDGLHGTDVMGTSLVLAKAVEKAGFDLVIAGMASTDGTMGVVPALLAERLGVPQVTLLSEVSVADGVVRGRRDGDTASERLEASLPAVVSVTDQSGEARYPSFKGIMAAKKKPVESWDLEDLGIEADEVGLAGAWTVVDAAAARPARTAGTIVKDEGEGGKQLAEFLAGQKFI; encoded by the coding sequence GTGAGCTTGAGGATCGTTGTCTGTGTGAAGTACGTGCCCGACGCCACGGGGGACCGGCATTTCGCCGATGACCTGACTCTGGATCGTGAGGATGTCGACGGTCTGCTGTCGGAGCTCGACGAGTACGCGGTGGAGCAGGCGCTGCAGATCGCGGATGCGGCGGACGGTGCGGAGATCACTGTGTTGACGGTGGGTCCGGAGGATGCGAAGGACGCGTTGCGCAAGGCGTTGTCGATGGGTGCGGACAAGGCTGTTCATGTCGAGGACGACGGTCTGCACGGCACGGATGTCATGGGTACGTCGCTGGTGCTGGCGAAGGCGGTCGAGAAGGCCGGTTTCGACCTGGTGATCGCTGGTATGGCGTCGACGGACGGGACGATGGGTGTGGTTCCGGCGCTGCTGGCGGAGCGTCTGGGTGTTCCGCAGGTGACGTTGCTGTCGGAGGTGTCGGTGGCGGACGGGGTCGTGCGGGGCCGGCGTGACGGTGACACGGCGTCGGAGCGGTTGGAGGCTTCGCTTCCGGCGGTGGTGTCGGTGACGGACCAGTCGGGTGAGGCGCGGTATCCCTCGTTCAAGGGGATCATGGCGGCGAAGAAGAAGCCGGTGGAGTCCTGGGATCTGGAGGATCTGGGGATCGAGGCGGACGAGGTCGGTCTGGCGGGTGCGTGGACCGTGGTCGATGCGGCGGCGGCGCGTCCGGCCCGTACGGCGGGCACGATCGTCAAGGACGAGGGCGAGGGCGGCAAGCAGCTGGCCGAGTTCCTGGCGGGTCAGAAGTTCATCTGA
- a CDS encoding Zn-ribbon domain-containing OB-fold protein codes for MSQSSSGTVQTVHEEAGLHYHRCRWCGTASFRRLLCPVCASSDLKPEHSAGLGVVVRSGVVHRYTETARNESLVRLPEGFVFRCRVVGAAPHLVSPGARVRPVAGGDPDAGEVVFELCEPPARDEWF; via the coding sequence ATGTCCCAGTCATCAAGTGGCACCGTGCAGACGGTGCATGAGGAAGCCGGCCTGCACTACCACCGGTGCCGCTGGTGCGGCACCGCCTCCTTCCGGAGGCTGCTGTGTCCGGTGTGCGCATCGAGTGATCTGAAACCCGAACACAGCGCCGGGCTGGGCGTCGTGGTGAGGTCCGGGGTCGTGCACCGCTACACGGAAACGGCGCGCAACGAGTCCCTCGTCCGGCTCCCCGAGGGCTTCGTGTTCCGCTGCCGCGTCGTCGGCGCCGCGCCGCACCTGGTGTCGCCCGGTGCCCGGGTCCGCCCGGTCGCCGGTGGTGATCCGGATGCGGGCGAGGTGGTCTTCGAGCTCTGCGAACCACCCGCGCGCGACGAGTGGTTCTGA